In Halorussus limi, a genomic segment contains:
- a CDS encoding competence/damage-inducible protein A, producing MEVAILTVGDEVLAGDTENTNATWLASRLTDSGATVARILTVPDDRELVADTVREWADAFDAVVVTGGLGGTHDDVTADAIADAFDRDLVVEEAVREDVIASVAAYRDANPEEVEAHDLELDVDAWASLPEGSRALINPEGLCPGCVLDNVYAFPGVPAEMRALFEQVAGEFGGDAVSTTLYTPQPEASLLDAVAGVRDRFDVTVGSYPATDERNRLKVTGSDAETVDSAAAWLRERVEVVAEK from the coding sequence ATGGAAGTCGCCATTCTCACCGTCGGCGACGAGGTACTCGCTGGCGACACCGAGAACACGAACGCGACGTGGCTCGCGAGCAGACTCACCGACTCCGGCGCGACGGTCGCGCGCATCCTCACGGTGCCCGACGACCGCGAACTGGTCGCCGACACCGTCCGCGAGTGGGCCGACGCCTTCGACGCGGTGGTCGTGACGGGCGGCCTCGGCGGCACGCACGACGACGTGACCGCCGACGCCATCGCCGACGCGTTCGACCGGGACCTCGTCGTCGAGGAGGCGGTCCGCGAGGACGTGATAGCGTCCGTGGCGGCGTACCGCGACGCCAACCCCGAGGAGGTCGAAGCCCACGACTTGGAACTCGACGTGGACGCGTGGGCGTCGCTCCCGGAGGGAAGCCGCGCGCTGATAAATCCGGAGGGGCTCTGTCCGGGGTGCGTCCTCGACAACGTCTACGCGTTTCCGGGCGTCCCCGCGGAGATGCGGGCGCTGTTCGAGCAGGTCGCCGGGGAGTTCGGGGGCGACGCCGTCTCGACCACGCTCTACACGCCCCAACCCGAGGCGTCGCTTCTGGACGCGGTGGCCGGCGTGCGCGACCGGTTCGACGTGACGGTCGGGAGCTACCCCGCCACGGACGAGCGAAACCGACTGAAAGTGACCGGCTCGGACGCCGAGACGGTCGATTCGGCCGCCGCGTGGCTGCGCGAGCGAGTCGAGGTCGTCGCGGAGAAATAA
- a CDS encoding YIP1 family protein, protein MTQWVENPTGGRDRGPAALARAWLEVVTNPRRFFEHGVAPGDQAPGLVFAMTVVVIEEATRFALVPGAAPSLGGRPALAAVFGLALAALFVTPAVLHLTGALQTVLLMPVVPDRAGTSETVQVIAYATAPCVFAGIPSPTLRVACAAYGAVLFVVGLRTVHDTSTLRAAVAGAIPAALVFGYGFRGSAALAELVVWNANEVCFRVAELGAKVCVTV, encoded by the coding sequence ATGACCCAGTGGGTCGAGAATCCGACGGGCGGGCGGGACCGCGGCCCCGCGGCGCTGGCCCGGGCGTGGCTGGAAGTCGTCACCAATCCCCGCAGGTTCTTCGAGCACGGCGTCGCGCCGGGCGACCAAGCGCCGGGACTCGTCTTCGCCATGACGGTCGTGGTGATAGAGGAGGCCACCCGGTTCGCGCTCGTCCCCGGCGCGGCGCCCTCGCTCGGCGGCCGCCCCGCGCTCGCGGCGGTGTTCGGGTTGGCGCTCGCGGCGCTGTTCGTCACGCCCGCGGTCCTCCACCTGACCGGCGCGCTCCAGACCGTCCTGCTGATGCCGGTCGTGCCCGACCGCGCGGGGACCAGCGAGACCGTGCAGGTAATCGCCTACGCCACCGCGCCGTGCGTCTTCGCCGGGATTCCCTCGCCGACGCTCCGGGTCGCCTGCGCCGCCTACGGCGCGGTGCTGTTCGTCGTGGGTCTCCGGACGGTCCACGACACCTCGACGCTCCGGGCCGCCGTCGCCGGCGCGATTCCCGCCGCGCTGGTCTTCGGCTACGGCTTCCGGGGGTCCGCGGCGCTGGCGGAGTTGGTCGTCTGGAACGCGAACGAGGTCTGTTTCCGGGTCGCGGAACTCGGCGCCAAGGTCTGCGTGACGGTCTGA
- a CDS encoding MFS transporter, producing the protein MPSSPDGRRLRRAAERRLPSRPVGVFYCYVLSRSLAFTVPIYVVFYQSRGLSLAAFGLLEATYTVAVLGFEFPTGYLADRIGRRNGLAVANALGALGAVGYALAHSFPAFLAAVVVRAVGATFSSGASDAWLYEALADESAEAEFARVSGRARALGLAGQAGAALVGSRAYAVSHLLPWVLDAVALVAGVGLLVAAMPSERRRDNVENSEENENMSEGNTEMPESEGRDPDHLTVATAVAVTRTALARPGLRSFVAYTALFLGVVSAALLFVQPVSVEVLSVDPARLGSVYAGLTLVSAVAASQTGRVESVVGVSTWFRVVPVLAAGGLVAVLVEPWLALPLFFLLRALAATSRPLADGRINDEIGSLGRASVLSTISMLRSVAVAPLKLAAGALAVAALPTMLAALGAVLLVGGGLLALRGRPFSDARESISRSDANAD; encoded by the coding sequence ATGCCGAGCAGTCCCGACGGCCGACGACTCCGACGCGCCGCCGAGCGACGCCTCCCGTCGCGCCCGGTCGGGGTCTTCTACTGCTACGTCCTCTCGCGGTCGCTGGCGTTCACGGTGCCCATCTACGTCGTCTTCTACCAGTCGCGGGGACTCTCGCTGGCGGCGTTCGGCCTGCTCGAAGCGACCTACACCGTCGCGGTCCTCGGTTTCGAGTTCCCGACGGGCTATCTCGCCGACCGCATCGGCAGGCGAAACGGACTCGCTGTCGCCAACGCGCTGGGTGCGCTCGGCGCGGTCGGGTACGCGCTCGCCCACTCGTTTCCGGCGTTCCTCGCGGCGGTGGTCGTCCGGGCGGTCGGCGCGACGTTCTCGTCGGGCGCGTCGGACGCGTGGCTCTACGAGGCGCTGGCCGACGAGTCCGCCGAGGCCGAGTTCGCGCGAGTCTCGGGTCGGGCCCGGGCGCTCGGCCTCGCGGGGCAGGCGGGCGCCGCCCTCGTCGGGAGTCGGGCCTACGCCGTCAGCCACCTCCTGCCGTGGGTGCTCGACGCCGTTGCGCTGGTCGCGGGCGTCGGCCTGCTGGTCGCCGCGATGCCCTCCGAGCGCAGGCGGGACAACGTAGAGAATTCTGAAGAAAACGAAAATATGTCCGAAGGAAACACAGAAATGCCCGAGAGCGAAGGCCGCGACCCGGACCACCTCACCGTCGCGACGGCGGTGGCGGTCACGCGGACCGCGCTCGCGCGGCCCGGTCTCCGGTCGTTCGTGGCCTACACCGCGCTGTTCCTCGGGGTCGTCTCCGCGGCGCTCCTGTTCGTCCAACCCGTCAGCGTCGAGGTGCTTTCCGTCGACCCCGCGCGACTCGGGAGCGTCTACGCGGGACTGACGCTCGTCTCGGCGGTGGCCGCGAGTCAGACCGGCCGCGTCGAGTCGGTCGTCGGGGTCTCGACGTGGTTCCGAGTGGTGCCCGTTCTCGCCGCGGGCGGCCTCGTCGCGGTGCTCGTCGAACCGTGGCTCGCGCTCCCGCTCTTCTTCCTCCTGCGCGCGCTGGCGGCCACGTCGCGGCCGCTCGCCGACGGACGCATCAACGACGAAATCGGCTCGCTCGGTCGGGCGTCGGTCCTCAGCACCATCTCGATGCTCCGGTCGGTCGCGGTCGCGCCCCTCAAACTCGCGGCGGGCGCGCTCGCCGTCGCCGCGCTCCCGACGATGCTGGCGGCGCTCGGCGCGGTCCTGCTGGTCGGCGGCGGACTGCTGGCGCTCCGAGGACGGCCGTTCTCGGACGCCCGAGAAAGTATTTCCCGCTCCGACGCGAACGCCGACTAG
- a CDS encoding thymidine kinase: MHKITNSGWVEVVTGCMFSGKTEELLRRLRRAEIAGQEVAAFKPSLDDRYGEGTVGSHNGRQWDATVVDPDDGVWDIPEELNGEEVVAIDEANFFSAELVEVCEFLADDDRRVVVSGTDQTFRGEPFEPLPRLVALAEYVDKYQAICAQCGEPATRNQRLVDGEPAHAEDPTIVVGADESYEARCRNCHTLRGD; this comes from the coding sequence ATGCACAAAATCACGAACAGCGGGTGGGTCGAAGTCGTCACCGGGTGCATGTTCTCCGGGAAGACCGAGGAACTGCTCCGTCGGCTTCGCCGGGCCGAAATCGCGGGCCAAGAGGTCGCGGCGTTCAAGCCGTCGCTCGACGACCGGTACGGCGAGGGGACCGTCGGGTCGCACAACGGTCGCCAGTGGGACGCGACCGTGGTCGACCCCGACGACGGCGTCTGGGACATCCCCGAGGAACTGAACGGCGAGGAGGTCGTCGCCATCGACGAGGCCAACTTCTTCTCGGCGGAACTGGTCGAGGTCTGCGAGTTCCTCGCCGACGACGACCGGCGAGTCGTCGTCTCGGGCACCGACCAGACCTTCCGGGGCGAACCCTTCGAGCCCCTGCCGCGCCTCGTCGCGCTTGCGGAGTACGTGGACAAGTATCAGGCCATCTGCGCCCAGTGCGGCGAACCCGCGACCCGGAACCAGCGACTCGTCGACGGCGAACCCGCCCACGCCGAGGACCCGACCATCGTGGTCGGCGCCGACGAGTCGTACGAAGCCCGATGTCGGAACTGTCATACCCTCCGAGGCGACTAG
- a CDS encoding DHH family phosphoesterase yields MGSCIICGTPADGAICDSHEQDVLFEFAGDNPNQLTPGRYYSGTVDGFAEFGVFVNVGDRVTGLLHKSELDQRLDSLDWDEGQTVFVEVTGVRDNGNVDLGWSIRQSEREFRGKLIDDPERGAILPEDADDRDESGDQQATTDGAGTVDPAERDADESDGGDDSASATESESAADDAAESDDAAETDAATADDSEDADAAETEPERARVTIDSLSDRVNEEVRIEGEIVGARQTSGPTVFEVRDETATVDCAAFVEAGVRAYPEAETGDLVRLDGVVELRNNELQVETDELEKLEGDDRKAVETRLEAALTSEARPDDVDLLADHEPVAAVHGRIRDAAEEIRRAVMESRPVIVRHNATADGYVAGAAIERAVLPLVRDEHAKSDAEYHFFDRRPLEDGDYDMADATKDVTNMLENRERHDEKLPLFVLVAAGSTDESRDGLELLDIYDAPRVTVDAGYPDEGVADLADVAVNPNLEGNDAGDLTVGVLGANVAAHVNADVRDDVAHLPAVSYWADTPEDYTDLAADAGYDADHTTALREAVALEAFYQSYEDKRELITDLLFEHEKRDLAEHVGEQFREKLETELDTVEPNLSVRGANGVSFTVLDTEAFTHRFDFPPTGVLLDEIHRRELGAAGAPGDEHVTLGVDEDEIHVRSDGRVNARDVAEAAAEEASEAGISAKGTRDGAIEFLAGERDAALDAVVEAISQRL; encoded by the coding sequence ATGGGTTCCTGTATCATCTGCGGGACTCCTGCCGACGGCGCTATCTGCGATAGCCACGAGCAGGACGTCCTCTTCGAATTCGCTGGCGACAACCCGAATCAGTTGACGCCCGGACGGTACTACAGCGGAACTGTCGACGGCTTCGCCGAGTTCGGCGTCTTCGTCAACGTCGGTGACCGAGTGACTGGTCTCCTCCACAAGAGCGAACTCGACCAGCGACTCGACTCGCTGGACTGGGACGAGGGCCAGACCGTCTTCGTCGAAGTCACCGGCGTCCGAGACAACGGCAACGTGGACCTCGGCTGGTCGATTCGCCAGTCCGAGCGCGAGTTCCGGGGCAAGCTAATCGACGACCCCGAACGGGGAGCTATCCTCCCCGAGGACGCCGACGACCGCGACGAGAGCGGCGACCAGCAGGCGACGACCGACGGCGCCGGCACGGTCGACCCCGCCGAGCGAGACGCCGACGAGTCCGACGGCGGAGACGACTCCGCGTCCGCGACCGAATCCGAGTCCGCCGCCGACGACGCTGCCGAGTCTGACGACGCCGCCGAGACCGACGCCGCCACCGCTGACGACTCCGAGGACGCCGACGCGGCGGAGACGGAACCGGAGCGCGCTCGCGTCACAATCGACAGTCTGAGCGACCGCGTGAACGAGGAAGTCCGCATCGAGGGCGAAATCGTCGGCGCGCGCCAGACCAGCGGCCCGACCGTCTTCGAGGTCCGCGACGAGACCGCGACGGTCGACTGCGCCGCGTTCGTGGAGGCGGGCGTCCGCGCCTACCCCGAGGCCGAGACGGGCGACCTCGTCCGACTCGACGGCGTGGTCGAACTCCGGAACAACGAACTGCAGGTCGAGACCGACGAACTGGAGAAGTTGGAGGGCGACGACCGCAAGGCCGTCGAGACCCGACTCGAAGCCGCGCTGACGAGCGAGGCCCGACCCGACGACGTGGACCTGCTGGCCGACCACGAACCGGTCGCCGCAGTCCACGGTCGCATCCGCGACGCCGCCGAGGAGATTCGGCGCGCGGTCATGGAGTCCCGGCCGGTCATCGTCCGGCACAACGCCACCGCCGACGGCTACGTCGCTGGCGCGGCCATCGAGCGCGCCGTCCTCCCGCTGGTGCGCGACGAACACGCCAAGAGCGACGCCGAGTACCACTTCTTCGACCGGCGACCGCTCGAAGACGGCGACTACGACATGGCCGACGCGACCAAGGACGTGACGAACATGCTGGAGAACCGCGAGCGCCACGACGAGAAGCTCCCGCTGTTCGTCCTCGTCGCCGCGGGTAGCACCGACGAGTCGCGCGACGGTCTCGAACTGCTCGACATCTACGACGCGCCGCGGGTCACCGTGGACGCGGGCTACCCCGACGAGGGCGTGGCCGACCTCGCCGACGTGGCGGTCAACCCGAACCTCGAAGGCAACGACGCCGGCGACCTGACGGTCGGCGTCCTCGGCGCGAACGTCGCGGCCCACGTCAACGCCGACGTGCGCGACGACGTGGCCCACCTCCCGGCGGTCAGTTACTGGGCCGACACGCCCGAGGACTACACCGACCTCGCCGCCGACGCGGGCTACGACGCCGACCACACCACGGCGCTCCGCGAGGCCGTCGCGCTCGAAGCGTTCTACCAGTCCTACGAGGACAAGCGCGAACTCATCACCGACCTCCTCTTCGAACACGAGAAGCGCGACCTCGCCGAACACGTCGGCGAGCAGTTCCGCGAGAAACTAGAGACGGAACTCGACACCGTGGAACCGAACCTCTCGGTCCGGGGCGCGAACGGCGTCTCGTTCACGGTGCTGGACACCGAGGCGTTCACCCACCGCTTCGACTTCCCGCCGACCGGCGTCCTGCTGGACGAGATTCACCGCCGGGAACTCGGCGCCGCCGGCGCGCCCGGCGACGAACACGTCACGCTCGGCGTGGACGAGGACGAGATTCACGTCCGGAGCGACGGCCGGGTCAACGCCCGCGACGTCGCCGAGGCCGCCGCCGAGGAGGCCTCGGAGGCCGGCATCTCGGCGAAAGGCACCCGCGACGGAGCCATCGAGTTCCTCGCTGGCGAGCGCGACGCCGCGCTCGACGCCGTGGTCGAGGCCATCAGCCAACGACTCTAA